The Chloroflexota bacterium genome contains a region encoding:
- a CDS encoding type II toxin-antitoxin system PemK/MazF family toxin, with the protein MAPGLDAGPRRGEIWHYGFRSPDKRRPVVILTRQEVLPLLHTAMVAPITSTIRGLPSEVVVGPDEGLRHGSAINLDHVQTVEQNRLHRYVGSLSPTKMRQVCRALAIATGCA; encoded by the coding sequence ATGGCCCCAGGACTAGACGCCGGACCGCGTCGCGGCGAGATCTGGCACTACGGATTCAGATCGCCCGACAAGCGGCGTCCGGTCGTCATTCTCACGCGCCAGGAAGTGCTCCCACTGCTCCACACGGCAATGGTCGCCCCCATCACGTCCACCATCCGCGGCCTGCCCAGCGAGGTCGTCGTCGGCCCGGACGAGGGCCTACGTCACGGCTCCGCCATCAACCTCGACCACGTCCAAACCGTCGAGCAAAACCGCCTCCACCGCTACGTCGGCTCGCTCAGCCCAACCAAAATGCGCCAGGTCTGCCGCGCCCTAGCCATAGCCACCGGCTGCGCCTGA
- a CDS encoding glycoside hydrolase: protein MLHQPRRVRLPAVELPRGASAAELARLMFDQDLNRHYFQKVARWCYRPALPLWRRLLDEGLTLSLGVPLSTVKQFETWAPELLEEMQGLVAHPRAELVAVEPFHAMTMLIDLPTFTTQMEFARSGAAKRFGVEPVVADTTEMLMSADIYRALQTAGYQGAFIDGRQWVMDWRESTHRYNFDGGSLKILPRHFPLSDDVGYRFSNQSWDRWPLMADTYAQWVRDAPGEFVLLAWDFETFGEHHNRDTGIFEFLRALPAALAEKGVTCVTPSEILQAPDQEVHDLPLTPFPATWAGESGGLEFFLGNHAQQAIYRLMSVAYGAARMTGDAELVEIAHWLMQSDNLHWLQWVGRVGAEADVSAYFTPQEWMWMGTERLLWEHQRVYVNFLDAIA from the coding sequence GTGCTGCACCAGCCGCGTCGCGTACGGCTGCCCGCGGTCGAACTGCCCCGTGGCGCGTCCGCCGCCGAGTTGGCGCGCCTGATGTTCGATCAGGACCTCAACCGCCACTACTTCCAGAAGGTCGCGCGCTGGTGCTATCGCCCCGCGCTGCCGCTCTGGCGTCGGCTGCTCGACGAGGGCCTGACGCTGTCGCTCGGCGTTCCCCTTTCGACCGTCAAGCAGTTCGAGACCTGGGCGCCGGAGTTGTTGGAGGAAATGCAGGGGCTGGTCGCCCATCCCCGCGCCGAGCTTGTGGCCGTGGAGCCGTTTCACGCCATGACCATGCTCATCGACCTGCCGACGTTCACGACGCAAATGGAGTTCGCCCGATCCGGCGCGGCCAAGCGCTTCGGCGTCGAGCCGGTCGTGGCGGACACCACCGAGATGCTCATGTCCGCCGACATCTATCGCGCGCTGCAGACCGCCGGCTATCAGGGCGCCTTCATCGACGGGCGTCAGTGGGTCATGGACTGGCGCGAATCCACGCATCGCTACAACTTCGACGGCGGGTCGCTCAAGATCCTGCCCCGACACTTTCCGCTCAGCGACGACGTCGGCTACCGCTTCTCGAACCAGAGTTGGGACCGCTGGCCGCTCATGGCCGATACCTACGCCCAGTGGGTCCGCGACGCGCCGGGCGAATTCGTCCTGCTCGCGTGGGACTTCGAGACCTTCGGCGAGCATCACAATCGCGACACCGGCATTTTCGAGTTCCTGAGAGCCTTGCCGGCCGCGCTCGCCGAGAAAGGCGTCACGTGCGTCACGCCCAGCGAGATCCTGCAAGCGCCCGACCAGGAGGTGCACGACCTGCCGCTTACGCCGTTCCCGGCCACCTGGGCGGGCGAAAGCGGCGGCCTCGAGTTCTTCCTCGGCAACCACGCGCAGCAAGCCATCTACCGCCTCATGAGCGTGGCCTACGGCGCGGCGCGAATGACCGGCGACGCGGAGCTGGTCGAGATCGCCCACTGGCTCATGCAATCCGACAACCTGCACTGGCTGCAATGGGTCGGCCGCGTCGGCGCCGAGGCCGACGTGTCGGCCTATTTCACCCCACAGGAGTGGATGTGGATGGGCACCGAGCGCCTGCTCTGGGAGCACCAGCGCGTCTACGTCAACTTCCTGGATGCCATTGCCTAA
- a CDS encoding glycosyltransferase family 4 protein, whose amino-acid sequence MRIAIVTWEYPPHIVGGLGTYAGAMVAALRAAGHEVEVFAALRATDPDPADGTHWTRPLELTPLYSSLLNGEAQAWGPLLGELAATNVLWADRVRERHRRGPFDVVAIHDWLAAPSGLVLAPLVDAPVVFHVHSTERGRQPVASSPIVQSWELTLGHEAAAVVTVSKAMREDLVAHGWPDDRVQAVWNGVDTRLYHPLAPGGPEVRARYDIPTAAPVALFIGRLTEVKGVRQLAAAWGSVASQCAGAWLVVLGSGELEHELRDTFAHAGGSDRVVMRTEFVDEQERIAHYVASDVVVLPSTYEPFGLVAAEAMACGKPAVVGAQGVVGFREQVVAGGPEQTGLHVNGADPDDIAWGLIHALEDRDRLAAWGKNARTRAASTFTWQRSATATLAVYQSAIEARCHAAVWSPLPQGEG is encoded by the coding sequence ATGCGCATCGCCATCGTCACTTGGGAATATCCGCCCCATATCGTCGGCGGCCTGGGCACCTACGCCGGCGCCATGGTCGCGGCCCTGCGCGCCGCCGGGCACGAGGTGGAAGTCTTCGCCGCCCTCCGCGCCACCGACCCGGACCCGGCGGACGGCACTCACTGGACCCGCCCCCTCGAGCTCACCCCACTCTATTCGTCGCTCCTCAACGGCGAAGCCCAAGCCTGGGGACCCCTGCTCGGCGAGCTCGCGGCGACCAACGTCCTCTGGGCCGACCGCGTGCGCGAACGCCACCGCCGGGGGCCCTTCGACGTGGTGGCGATCCACGACTGGCTCGCCGCGCCGTCGGGCCTCGTGCTCGCGCCGCTGGTCGATGCGCCGGTGGTCTTCCACGTGCACAGCACCGAGCGCGGACGCCAGCCTGTGGCGTCGTCGCCCATCGTCCAGTCCTGGGAGCTGACCCTGGGGCACGAGGCGGCGGCGGTCGTCACCGTCAGCAAAGCCATGCGCGAGGACCTGGTCGCGCACGGCTGGCCGGACGACCGGGTCCAGGCCGTCTGGAATGGCGTGGATACGCGCCTCTATCACCCGCTCGCCCCTGGCGGTCCCGAGGTGCGCGCGCGCTACGACATCCCGACAGCGGCGCCGGTGGCGCTTTTCATCGGCCGGCTCACGGAGGTGAAGGGCGTGCGGCAGCTTGCCGCGGCCTGGGGATCGGTTGCGTCCCAGTGCGCCGGAGCCTGGCTCGTGGTGCTCGGGTCCGGCGAGCTGGAGCACGAGCTGCGCGACACCTTCGCCCACGCCGGGGGGTCGGATCGCGTGGTCATGCGCACGGAGTTCGTGGACGAGCAGGAGCGCATCGCGCACTACGTCGCCAGCGACGTGGTGGTGCTGCCCTCGACCTATGAGCCGTTCGGCCTCGTGGCCGCCGAGGCCATGGCCTGCGGCAAGCCGGCCGTCGTCGGCGCGCAGGGCGTGGTGGGCTTCCGCGAGCAGGTGGTCGCGGGCGGTCCGGAGCAGACCGGCCTGCACGTCAACGGCGCCGACCCGGATGACATCGCCTGGGGCCTGATCCACGCCCTGGAGGACCGCGACCGCCTCGCCGCCTGGGGCAAGAACGCCCGCACTCGCGCCGCGTCCACCTTCACCTGGCAACGCTCCGCCACCGCAACCCTCGCCGTCTACCAATCCGCCATCGAGGCCCGCTGTCATGCGGCAGTCTGGTCCCCTCTCCCACAGGGCGAGGGTTAG
- a CDS encoding YlxR family protein, producing the protein MACRTKRSKRELVRIVRTPTGAIELDATGRAPGRGAYICRDETCWPAAIKRGALAAQLRVSIPDSTIEALGHQIEATHERRLQPAMSD; encoded by the coding sequence ATCGCCTGCCGCACCAAGCGTTCCAAGCGCGAGCTTGTGCGCATCGTGCGGACCCCCACGGGAGCGATCGAGTTGGACGCGACCGGGCGCGCGCCCGGTCGCGGGGCGTACATTTGCCGCGATGAGACATGCTGGCCCGCGGCGATCAAACGCGGCGCGCTGGCGGCACAGTTGCGTGTGAGCATTCCCGATTCGACGATCGAAGCCCTCGGCCATCAGATAGAGGCGACCCATGAGCGGCGCCTTCAGCCCGCGATGAGCGACTAG
- a CDS encoding glycosyltransferase family 4 protein gives MPAATMEPPAFAARKAPARRMSFTPDDLEFVFLSFEGPDQPYAQAGGLGVRVTHLTQALARNGFQTHLVFVGDPTLPGRETREDGCLHLHRWCQWISASHPEGAYADEVAKVHDYQDSVPAFVTQAIVEPALAAGRRVAVIAEEWHTADALSRLSDSLHFLGIRDAAVLLWNANNDMSFDRINWNRLGYVAQFTAVSRFVKAQMWSHGVNPLVIPNGIPSELLEPVDADAVDAVRQAVGSGPWFFKLGRMDPDKGWLAAVEAVHRLHEGGVPARLVMKAGQLEAHAHEVYGHMAWRGLQAVGVHTDDRSIAGIAQALADADPDAAVLNVEFFLPDDALPALYAAADGVLANSGYEPFGLVGLEAMAAGGVAYVGSTGEDYAIPMRNSVALDDVGSPDEIVQVARLLRDDPELAERIRTGARETAQLHTWDALLPLLLSKLQLAGQRQGLRGL, from the coding sequence GTGCCCGCCGCTACTATGGAGCCCCCGGCCTTCGCCGCCCGCAAGGCGCCCGCCCGCCGCATGTCATTCACCCCCGACGACCTCGAGTTCGTCTTCCTGTCCTTCGAAGGACCGGACCAACCCTACGCCCAAGCCGGCGGACTCGGCGTCCGCGTCACCCACCTCACCCAAGCGCTGGCCCGAAATGGTTTCCAGACGCACCTGGTCTTCGTCGGCGACCCCACCTTGCCCGGCAGGGAGACGCGCGAGGACGGCTGCCTGCATCTGCATCGCTGGTGCCAATGGATCAGCGCCTCGCACCCGGAGGGCGCCTACGCGGACGAAGTTGCCAAGGTTCATGACTACCAGGATTCGGTTCCGGCCTTCGTCACGCAAGCCATCGTCGAGCCGGCCCTCGCCGCCGGGCGGCGCGTGGCGGTCATCGCCGAGGAGTGGCACACCGCCGACGCCCTGTCCCGGCTCAGCGACTCGCTGCACTTCCTGGGCATCCGCGACGCCGCCGTTCTGCTCTGGAACGCCAACAACGACATGTCGTTCGACCGCATCAACTGGAATCGTCTGGGATACGTCGCGCAATTCACGGCAGTATCTCGCTTCGTCAAGGCCCAGATGTGGTCGCACGGCGTCAACCCGCTGGTGATTCCCAACGGCATCCCGTCGGAGTTGCTGGAGCCCGTCGACGCTGACGCGGTCGACGCCGTTCGCCAGGCCGTCGGTTCCGGCCCCTGGTTCTTCAAGCTCGGACGCATGGACCCGGACAAGGGCTGGCTGGCGGCGGTGGAGGCCGTGCACCGTCTGCACGAGGGCGGCGTGCCCGCCCGCCTGGTGATGAAAGCCGGACAGCTGGAAGCTCACGCCCACGAGGTCTACGGCCACATGGCCTGGCGCGGGCTCCAGGCGGTCGGCGTGCACACCGACGATCGATCGATTGCCGGCATCGCGCAGGCCCTCGCCGACGCCGATCCCGACGCCGCCGTGCTCAACGTCGAGTTCTTCCTGCCCGACGATGCGCTGCCCGCGCTCTACGCCGCCGCCGACGGCGTGCTCGCAAACAGCGGCTACGAGCCCTTCGGCCTAGTCGGCCTCGAAGCCATGGCGGCGGGCGGCGTCGCCTACGTCGGATCGACCGGCGAGGACTACGCCATTCCCATGCGCAACAGCGTGGCCCTGGACGATGTCGGCAGCCCCGACGAGATCGTGCAGGTGGCGCGGCTGCTGCGCGACGATCCCGAGCTGGCCGAGCGCATCCGCACCGGCGCGCGCGAGACCGCCCAGCTCCACACCTGGGACGCGCTGCTGCCACTCTTGCTGAGCAAGTTGCAGCTCGCCGGACAGCGTCAGGGGTTGCGCGGGCTGTAG
- the murJ gene encoding murein biosynthesis integral membrane protein MurJ, with translation MNPRESDSEPRGDALGAGVGRAAAIVVASILVSRVLGFVRQAAINAEFGVGPEADAWFAAFRIPDTIFMLLAGGALLSAVIPVYAEVKARGDPQALGQFVGRIGALVAGASAVLAGISALLAEPLMRVVAPGFPDATVALATDAARWLMISPVVLAMSAVAKAALQAERKFALPALSPLLYNLGIIAGALGLARVFGLTGLVWGTLIGTGLHLLVQTPGLPTIFGAGEATTRRFDYTTWHPGAAWADPDVRKVIRLMVPRMLGVAVLQASLIYINILASLQGPSAVAVLNNAFLLMLLPLGVFGMALGEAALPDLAHRWISGDRAAFARRVHGVGRIVLFLSVPAAVVLAVLAEPIVSVAFERHAFDARATELTANALRFYAVGLAGHAAVEVLVRGFFAMHDTRTPVAVGAGSLALHMVLSWALSMVMGNPGIALGLSIGVLVEAVILVAILRRHGGLVVHRADGRWLLSIGLAAALMGAAIGGLRLATWPASDAIAGGGWLAAYLATALVVYVGAARLMRIPELDELVGRIAGWPQRMAR, from the coding sequence ATGAATCCACGGGAGTCTGACTCCGAGCCGCGGGGCGATGCGCTGGGGGCGGGCGTCGGTCGTGCGGCGGCGATTGTGGTGGCGTCGATCCTGGTCAGCCGGGTGCTGGGGTTTGTGCGCCAGGCCGCCATCAATGCCGAATTCGGCGTGGGACCGGAGGCCGACGCGTGGTTTGCGGCGTTCCGCATTCCCGACACGATTTTTATGCTGCTGGCCGGCGGCGCGCTGCTGTCGGCGGTGATCCCGGTCTACGCGGAAGTGAAGGCGCGCGGGGATCCGCAGGCGCTGGGGCAGTTCGTGGGGCGTATCGGCGCATTGGTCGCTGGAGCCAGCGCGGTGCTCGCGGGAATCAGCGCTCTGCTGGCCGAGCCGTTGATGCGCGTGGTGGCGCCGGGCTTTCCCGACGCAACCGTGGCGCTGGCGACCGACGCGGCGCGCTGGCTGATGATCTCGCCGGTGGTCCTGGCCATGAGCGCCGTGGCCAAGGCGGCGCTGCAGGCCGAGCGCAAATTTGCCCTGCCGGCGCTCAGTCCGCTGCTCTACAACCTCGGGATCATCGCGGGCGCGCTGGGTCTGGCGCGGGTGTTCGGCCTCACCGGCCTAGTGTGGGGCACGCTGATCGGCACGGGTCTGCATCTGCTGGTGCAGACGCCCGGGCTGCCCACCATCTTTGGCGCGGGCGAGGCCACGACGCGTCGTTTCGACTACACGACGTGGCATCCGGGCGCGGCGTGGGCGGACCCGGACGTGCGCAAGGTCATCCGCCTGATGGTGCCGCGCATGCTCGGGGTGGCGGTGCTGCAGGCCAGCCTGATCTACATCAACATCCTGGCGTCGTTGCAGGGTCCGTCGGCCGTGGCGGTGCTCAATAACGCCTTTCTGCTCATGTTGCTGCCGCTGGGCGTATTCGGCATGGCGCTGGGGGAAGCCGCGCTGCCCGATCTGGCCCATCGCTGGATCAGCGGGGACCGCGCCGCGTTCGCTCGCCGCGTGCACGGCGTGGGCCGGATCGTGCTGTTCCTGAGCGTTCCGGCGGCGGTGGTGCTGGCGGTGCTGGCGGAACCGATCGTGTCCGTGGCCTTCGAACGGCATGCGTTCGACGCCCGAGCCACCGAGCTGACGGCCAACGCGCTGCGGTTTTATGCGGTGGGCCTGGCGGGGCACGCGGCGGTGGAGGTGCTGGTGCGCGGATTCTTCGCCATGCACGACACGCGCACTCCCGTGGCGGTGGGCGCGGGCTCGCTGGCGCTGCACATGGTGCTGTCATGGGCACTTTCGATGGTGATGGGGAATCCGGGGATCGCGCTGGGGCTGTCGATCGGCGTCCTCGTCGAGGCGGTGATCCTGGTGGCGATTCTGCGCCGCCACGGAGGCCTGGTCGTGCACCGCGCGGACGGGCGCTGGCTGCTCAGCATCGGCCTGGCGGCCGCCCTGATGGGGGCCGCGATCGGGGGGCTGCGGCTGGCGACCTGGCCGGCGTCGGACGCCATCGCGGGCGGCGGGTGGCTGGCGGCCTACCTGGCGACGGCGCTGGTGGTGTACGTGGGCGCGGCGCGTCTGATGCGCATCCCGGAGCTGGATGAGCTGGTCGGGCGAATCGCCGGCTGGCCGCAGCGCATGGCCCGCTGA
- the nusA gene encoding transcription termination factor NusA — MRSEFILALQQLADEKGIQVDAVLDSLRTAVASAYLDSSNEYDDIDVEISPDTGEATIYANKTVVDEVTDPIREISLSDAQAYDETVPLGEIFQIDVTPPNFGRIATQRARQAMQQALRDAEQMEVYSQFIEHQGEILVGRVTRVESRGVFVELGRAEAVMPVAEQIPGEFYRVGQRLRVLLLEVAEGGRGTQLRVSRGHADFVRRLFEREVPEIQNGLVEITGIARDAGVRSKVSVRSLQDGLDPVGACVGMRGTRIQNILRELGQEKAEIIEWAADPSAFVANSLSPARVQTVHISHAERTADVFVHPDMVSLAIGREGQNSRLAARLTGFRINIRDASAPAEARGVAAPDEDETDADAAGDIESSDAADEAGDMDVDTAGATAERPAAGSAET; from the coding sequence ATGCGCAGCGAGTTCATTCTCGCCTTGCAGCAGCTTGCCGACGAGAAGGGCATCCAGGTGGATGCCGTCCTCGACTCTCTTCGCACGGCGGTAGCGTCCGCCTATCTCGACTCCAGCAACGAGTACGACGACATTGACGTCGAGATTTCGCCGGACACGGGCGAGGCCACCATCTACGCCAACAAGACGGTGGTGGACGAGGTGACCGATCCGATTCGGGAGATCTCGCTGAGCGACGCCCAGGCCTATGACGAGACGGTGCCCCTGGGCGAGATTTTCCAGATCGACGTGACGCCGCCGAATTTCGGGCGCATCGCCACCCAGCGCGCGCGGCAGGCCATGCAGCAGGCGCTGCGTGACGCGGAGCAGATGGAGGTCTACAGCCAATTCATCGAGCACCAGGGCGAGATCCTGGTCGGGCGGGTGACGCGGGTGGAGTCGCGCGGAGTGTTCGTGGAGTTGGGCCGCGCCGAGGCCGTCATGCCCGTGGCCGAGCAGATTCCCGGCGAGTTCTATCGCGTGGGCCAGCGATTGCGCGTGCTGTTGCTCGAGGTCGCGGAGGGCGGCCGAGGGACGCAGCTGCGGGTCTCGCGCGGGCACGCGGACTTCGTGCGCCGGTTGTTCGAGCGCGAGGTGCCGGAGATTCAGAACGGCCTGGTCGAGATCACCGGCATCGCCCGCGACGCCGGCGTGCGCTCGAAGGTTTCCGTGCGCTCGCTGCAGGACGGGCTGGACCCGGTTGGCGCCTGCGTGGGCATGCGCGGCACGCGAATTCAGAACATCCTTCGCGAGCTGGGCCAGGAGAAGGCCGAGATCATTGAGTGGGCGGCCGACCCCAGCGCGTTCGTGGCCAACTCGCTGAGCCCGGCGCGGGTGCAGACGGTGCACATCAGCCACGCCGAACGCACCGCGGATGTCTTCGTGCATCCGGACATGGTGTCGCTGGCGATCGGTCGCGAAGGGCAAAACTCGCGGCTGGCCGCGCGTCTGACCGGCTTTCGCATCAACATTCGCGACGCGTCGGCGCCCGCGGAAGCCCGCGGCGTAGCCGCGCCGGACGAAGACGAGACCGACGCGGATGCCGCGGGGGACATCGAGTCCAGCGATGCCGCCGACGAGGCCGGAGATATGGATGTAGACACGGCCGGCGCTACCGCTGAGCGGCCAGCGGCCGGATCCGCGGAGACATAG
- a CDS encoding type II toxin-antitoxin system VapC family toxin has protein sequence MYLLDTNVVSELRRPFPDPSVVRWITDAPGERLFLSAVTVGEIQAGIEIIRQRDSAKASDLEAWLGQVLASYGVLPMDATAFREWARLKHRQPESLIEDAMIAATAVVHRLNVVTRNVRDFGRLGVTVINPWESA, from the coding sequence GTGTATCTCCTCGATACCAACGTAGTATCCGAGCTGCGGCGGCCGTTTCCCGATCCGTCCGTCGTGCGTTGGATCACCGACGCGCCAGGCGAGCGACTCTTTCTGTCGGCGGTCACCGTCGGTGAAATACAGGCGGGAATCGAGATCATCCGGCAGCGAGACTCGGCGAAGGCATCAGATCTCGAAGCCTGGCTCGGCCAGGTCCTCGCCTCCTACGGCGTCTTGCCGATGGACGCAACGGCGTTCCGCGAGTGGGCGCGCCTCAAGCACCGACAGCCGGAATCGCTGATCGAAGACGCGATGATCGCCGCCACGGCCGTGGTTCACCGCCTCAACGTGGTCACCCGCAACGTGCGGGACTTCGGGCGACTCGGCGTGACGGTCATCAATCCCTGGGAGTCTGCGTAA
- the lepA gene encoding translation elongation factor 4 → MNSGGEVDQAHTRNFCIIAHIDHGKSTLADRMLERTATLTARQMRDQVLDSMDLERERGITIKAHPVRMELDLDGTAYTLNLIDTPGHVDFSYEVSRSLAACEGAVLLVDASQGIEAQTLANAYVAVEHDLTVIPVVNKIDLPTARADVVAQELADFLGASVDDVLQVSAKSGAGVDDLLHRIVEAVPPPAGDPDAPLRALVIDSSYDQHRGVVASVRVFDGSLRRNERLRLMQTGTRAEAVETGVFTPAVSAREGLTTGHVGYVATGLKEVREWPVGDTVTHEHAPATQPLPGYRTPKPLVFASLYSTDPEGYTDLREALDRLRLSDPAIVSQPEQSAALGFGFRCGFLGVLHMDIVRERLEREYELELVLTTPQVEYEVATRDGQLMRVDRPADLPEPSQIGEVREPWMVVTIVTPEDHLGGVIELLQSRRGEHRRLEYLEPTRVLLEYGLPLGEMLTEFFDALKSATRGYGSLDYSFGEYRAGDFVRLDMRLNGQMVDALSTIVPRARAAEIGRDLALRLKREIPRQQFEVSVQAAVGSRIVARETVRPVRKDVLAKCYGRDVTRKRKLLEAQKAGKRRLKRVGQIDVPQEAFTAVLRSGGSGGTRRRRA, encoded by the coding sequence ATGAACTCCGGCGGCGAGGTCGATCAAGCGCACACGCGCAACTTCTGCATCATCGCGCACATCGACCACGGTAAATCGACGCTGGCCGACCGCATGCTGGAGCGCACGGCCACGCTGACCGCGCGCCAGATGCGCGACCAGGTGCTCGATTCCATGGACCTCGAGCGTGAGCGCGGCATCACCATCAAGGCGCATCCGGTGCGCATGGAGCTGGACCTTGACGGCACCGCCTACACGCTGAATCTGATCGACACGCCGGGCCACGTGGACTTCAGCTACGAGGTGTCGCGCTCGCTGGCCGCGTGCGAGGGGGCGGTGCTGCTGGTGGACGCCAGCCAGGGCATTGAGGCGCAGACCCTGGCCAACGCCTACGTGGCGGTGGAGCACGACCTGACGGTGATTCCGGTGGTCAACAAGATCGACCTGCCGACCGCCCGAGCCGACGTGGTGGCGCAGGAGCTGGCGGACTTTCTCGGCGCGAGCGTCGATGACGTCTTGCAGGTTTCCGCCAAGTCGGGCGCGGGCGTGGATGACCTGCTGCACCGAATCGTCGAGGCCGTCCCGCCGCCGGCTGGAGATCCGGACGCCCCGCTGCGGGCGCTGGTGATCGATTCGAGCTACGACCAGCACCGGGGCGTGGTGGCGAGCGTGCGAGTGTTCGACGGATCGCTGCGCCGGAACGAGCGGCTGCGGCTTATGCAGACCGGGACACGGGCCGAGGCGGTCGAAACGGGGGTGTTCACCCCGGCGGTGAGCGCCCGCGAGGGGCTAACGACCGGACACGTGGGCTACGTGGCCACCGGGCTCAAGGAAGTCCGCGAGTGGCCGGTGGGCGACACGGTGACCCACGAGCACGCGCCGGCGACGCAGCCGCTGCCGGGTTATCGCACGCCAAAGCCGCTGGTGTTCGCCAGCCTCTACTCCACCGATCCCGAGGGCTACACGGACCTGCGCGAGGCGCTGGACCGCCTGCGGCTGAGCGATCCCGCGATCGTGAGCCAGCCGGAGCAGTCGGCGGCGCTGGGGTTCGGGTTTCGCTGCGGGTTCCTGGGCGTGCTGCACATGGACATCGTGCGCGAGCGGCTGGAGCGGGAATACGAGTTGGAGCTGGTGCTCACGACCCCGCAGGTCGAGTACGAGGTCGCCACGCGCGACGGCCAACTCATGCGCGTGGACCGGCCGGCGGACCTGCCGGAGCCGTCGCAGATCGGCGAGGTGCGGGAGCCGTGGATGGTGGTGACCATCGTGACACCGGAGGATCATCTCGGCGGGGTGATCGAGCTGTTGCAGTCCCGGCGCGGCGAGCACCGGCGACTTGAATACCTCGAGCCGACGCGCGTGCTGCTGGAGTACGGCCTGCCGCTCGGCGAGATGCTGACGGAGTTCTTCGACGCGCTCAAGTCCGCGACGCGCGGGTATGGCTCGCTCGACTACAGCTTTGGGGAATATCGGGCGGGGGATTTCGTGCGGCTGGACATGCGGCTCAACGGCCAGATGGTGGATGCGCTGTCGACGATCGTGCCCCGGGCGCGCGCCGCGGAGATTGGGCGCGACCTGGCCCTGCGACTGAAGCGCGAGATTCCACGGCAGCAGTTCGAGGTGAGTGTGCAGGCGGCGGTGGGGTCGCGCATCGTGGCGCGGGAAACCGTGCGACCGGTGCGGAAGGACGTGCTGGCCAAGTGCTACGGCCGCGATGTGACTCGCAAGCGCAAGCTGCTGGAAGCCCAAAAGGCCGGGAAGCGACGGCTCAAGCGCGTGGGCCAGATCGACGTGCCGCAAGAGGCGTTCACCGCCGTACTGCGATCGGGCGGCTCGGGCGGGACGCGGCGGCGGCGGGCGTAG
- a CDS encoding ribbon-helix-helix domain-containing protein, with product MKPIQITFDEALLKRLDAHPAVRERGRSAVLREAAAAYLARKDAEDIAHRYRAGYGDAAGLDAEFEGWAGEGAWPQD from the coding sequence ATGAAACCTATACAGATCACATTCGACGAGGCGCTCCTCAAGCGGCTCGACGCGCACCCCGCCGTCCGGGAGCGGGGTCGCTCGGCCGTGCTGCGAGAGGCGGCCGCCGCCTACCTGGCCCGCAAGGACGCCGAGGACATCGCCCATCGATACCGCGCGGGCTACGGCGATGCCGCCGGGCTTGACGCCGAGTTCGAGGGCTGGGCCGGCGAGGGCGCATGGCCCCAGGACTAG